A single genomic interval of Lentimicrobium saccharophilum harbors:
- a CDS encoding methylmalonyl-CoA mutase family protein — protein sequence MQENKAYKPKNHIRIVTAASLFDGHDAAINVMRRILQSSGAEVIHLGHDRSVQEVVQCSIQEDVQAIAITSYQGGHMEYFKYMYDLLQEAGCGHIRIFGGGGGVILPQEAEELHKYGIARIYSPDDGRKMGLQGMINDLLRKADFEAGNFNGISADVIRSGNVRAIASLISAAENHPDKAKEITRELRNTCSTLSSPVLGVTGTGGAGKSSLVDELVRRFLLANPGKKLAILSVDPTRRKSGGALLGDRIRMNAINSPQVFMRSMATRQANLALSKYISDAVCIVKNAGFDLVILESSGIGQSDTEIVDYADLSLYVMTPEYGAASQLEKIDMLDFADVIAINKSDKRGAADALRDVKKQFIRNHKRWDDEPDSLPVFATRASQFNDAGVNRLFNHLISLMNAKAGKDFKTFEIGAGEEQGTVAIIPPSRVRYLSEISDTVRNYNAFTERLAKEAVELQSLEQAGSLLKKESQDVPETILRRMEALRKSLGEDHLAVIGSWEEKRKRFSDPEYSYSVRGKEIKVQTFTESLSHTRVPKISMPRYHSWGDILKWNLRENVPGEFPYASGVYPFKRENEDPTRMFAGEGGPERTNKRFHYVSAGMPARRLSTAFDSVTLYGADPDVRPDIYGKIGNAGVSVACLDDAKKLYSGFNLLDAATSVSMTINGPAPALVGFFMNAAIDQQCELYIRQHGLEAEVEKKIAAIYKARGTERPVYQGALPAGNDGLGLMLLGVTGDQVLPAEVYQKIKTGTISKVRGTVQADILKEDQAQNTCIFSTDFSLKVMGDVQDYFIRNNVRNFYSVSISGYHIAEAGANPVTQLALTLANGFTYVEYYLSRGMKIDDFAPNFSFFFSNGIDPEYAVMGRVARLIWAKAMKLKYGANERSQMLKYHIQTSGRSLHAQEIAFNDIRTTLQALYAIYDNCNSLHTNAYDEAITTPTEESVRRAMAIQLIINHELGLAKNQNPLQGSFIIEELTDLVEEAVLMEFDRLTERGGVLGAMETMYQRSRIQEESLYYEKLKHDGKLPIMGVNTFLSSEGSPTTIPAEVIRSTPEEKDYQVSMLKQLHKTWQPEAAQALKYLHHTAAKNGNVFEALMEATKYCSLGQITQELFRVGGQYRRNM from the coding sequence ATGCAGGAAAACAAAGCGTACAAACCCAAGAACCATATCCGGATAGTAACGGCTGCTTCATTGTTCGACGGACACGATGCGGCCATCAACGTGATGCGCAGAATCCTTCAGTCGTCGGGGGCGGAAGTCATCCACCTGGGCCACGACCGTAGCGTTCAGGAAGTGGTGCAGTGTTCCATTCAGGAGGATGTGCAGGCCATTGCCATTACATCCTACCAGGGCGGGCATATGGAGTATTTCAAATACATGTATGACTTGCTGCAGGAGGCGGGTTGCGGTCACATCCGGATTTTCGGCGGTGGCGGCGGTGTTATACTTCCCCAGGAAGCTGAAGAACTTCACAAATACGGTATCGCCAGGATCTATTCGCCCGACGATGGTCGCAAAATGGGTTTGCAGGGGATGATCAACGACCTGCTCCGTAAGGCTGATTTTGAAGCCGGAAATTTTAACGGCATCAGTGCGGATGTTATACGCTCCGGGAATGTGCGTGCCATCGCGTCCCTTATCAGCGCCGCGGAAAACCATCCCGACAAGGCAAAAGAGATTACCCGGGAACTGCGGAATACATGCAGTACCCTGTCGAGCCCCGTGCTTGGCGTTACCGGTACGGGCGGCGCCGGGAAATCGTCGCTGGTGGATGAGCTGGTACGACGGTTTCTGCTGGCCAATCCCGGAAAGAAGCTGGCAATCCTCTCCGTTGATCCTACCCGTCGCAAGAGCGGAGGAGCGCTGCTGGGCGACCGCATCCGCATGAATGCGATCAATTCGCCCCAGGTTTTCATGCGCAGCATGGCCACACGTCAGGCCAACCTGGCCTTGTCGAAATACATCAGCGATGCCGTCTGCATTGTAAAGAACGCAGGTTTTGATCTGGTGATACTCGAAAGTTCTGGCATCGGCCAGAGCGATACAGAGATCGTGGATTATGCCGATCTCTCCCTGTATGTGATGACGCCGGAATACGGAGCCGCCTCCCAGCTCGAGAAGATCGACATGCTCGATTTTGCCGATGTCATCGCCATCAACAAATCGGACAAGCGCGGAGCCGCTGATGCCTTGCGGGATGTTAAAAAGCAGTTCATCCGCAACCACAAGCGCTGGGACGATGAGCCTGATTCGCTGCCGGTATTTGCCACCCGGGCTTCACAGTTTAACGATGCGGGCGTAAACAGACTGTTCAATCATCTGATTTCGCTGATGAATGCCAAAGCCGGCAAGGATTTTAAAACGTTTGAAATTGGTGCCGGAGAGGAACAGGGCACTGTTGCCATCATTCCGCCTTCCAGGGTGCGTTACCTTTCGGAGATCAGCGATACCGTCAGGAATTACAACGCGTTTACGGAAAGGCTGGCAAAAGAAGCTGTCGAGCTGCAATCGCTGGAACAAGCCGGTAGTCTGCTGAAAAAGGAATCGCAGGACGTTCCGGAAACCATCCTTCGGCGGATGGAGGCACTCCGGAAATCGCTGGGTGAAGACCATCTGGCGGTTATCGGATCGTGGGAAGAGAAGAGAAAGAGGTTCAGCGATCCGGAATACAGCTATAGTGTGAGGGGGAAAGAAATTAAGGTACAGACCTTTACGGAATCTCTTTCGCATACCAGGGTGCCGAAAATTTCCATGCCGCGCTATCACAGTTGGGGCGATATCCTGAAATGGAACCTGCGCGAGAATGTTCCGGGGGAATTTCCGTATGCCTCCGGGGTTTATCCCTTCAAACGCGAAAACGAAGATCCTACCCGCATGTTTGCCGGTGAAGGCGGACCGGAGCGCACCAATAAGCGGTTTCATTACGTATCGGCAGGAATGCCGGCGCGCAGGCTGTCCACGGCTTTCGATTCGGTTACACTTTACGGTGCCGATCCCGACGTGAGGCCCGATATTTACGGGAAAATCGGGAACGCCGGTGTTTCGGTGGCATGTCTCGACGACGCCAAAAAGCTCTATTCGGGTTTTAACCTGCTGGATGCCGCCACTTCGGTAAGCATGACCATCAACGGACCGGCTCCGGCCCTGGTGGGATTTTTTATGAATGCGGCCATCGATCAGCAGTGCGAGTTGTATATCAGGCAGCACGGACTCGAAGCAGAGGTTGAAAAGAAGATTGCGGCAATTTATAAGGCAAGGGGCACGGAACGCCCTGTTTATCAGGGAGCGTTGCCGGCGGGTAACGACGGGCTCGGCCTGATGCTGCTGGGGGTGACCGGCGATCAGGTATTACCGGCGGAGGTTTACCAGAAAATAAAAACCGGTACCATCTCAAAAGTCAGGGGTACCGTGCAGGCCGATATCCTGAAAGAGGACCAGGCCCAGAATACCTGTATTTTCTCTACCGATTTTTCACTCAAGGTGATGGGAGATGTGCAGGATTACTTTATCCGGAATAACGTAAGGAATTTCTATTCCGTGTCAATTTCGGGATACCATATTGCCGAAGCGGGCGCCAATCCGGTAACCCAGCTGGCGCTTACCCTGGCTAACGGGTTTACCTATGTGGAGTATTACCTTTCGCGCGGGATGAAGATCGATGACTTTGCACCTAACTTCTCGTTTTTCTTTTCCAACGGCATAGATCCCGAATATGCGGTGATGGGAAGGGTGGCCCGGCTGATCTGGGCCAAGGCCATGAAGCTGAAATACGGCGCCAACGAACGCTCCCAGATGCTGAAGTATCATATTCAGACTTCGGGTCGCTCGCTGCACGCGCAGGAGATCGCCTTCAACGATATCCGGACCACGCTTCAGGCCCTTTATGCCATCTACGACAACTGTAATTCGCTGCATACCAACGCTTACGACGAGGCCATCACCACGCCCACCGAAGAATCGGTGCGCAGGGCCATGGCCATTCAGCTGATTATCAATCATGAACTGGGACTGGCGAAGAACCAGAATCCGCTGCAGGGCTCCTTCATCATCGAGGAGTTAACCGATCTGGTGGAGGAAGCGGTACTGATGGAATTCGACCGGCTTACGGAACGTGGCGGGGTGCTTGGCGCGATGGAAACCATGTACCAGCGCAGCCGCATTCAGGAAGAATCGCTCTATTACGAGAAACTGAAGCACGACGGCAAGCTGCCGATTATGGGGGTGAATACCTTTCTTTCGTCGGAAGGCTCGCCCACCACTATTCCGGCAGAGGTAATCCGTTCAACTCCGGAAGAAAAGGATTATCAGGTGTCGATGCTCAAACAGCTGCACAAGACCTGGCAGCCTGAAGCGGCACAGGCCCTGAAGTACCTGCATCACACGGCAGCTAAAAACGGCAACGTGTTTGAAGCCCTGATGGAAGCTACAAAATATTGCTCGCTCGGACAGATCACGCAGGAGTTGTTCAGGGTTGGAGGGCAGTACAGGAGGAATATGTGA
- a CDS encoding M14 family zinc carboxypeptidase — translation MRKTITLSVILLLICAFGFAQQEKYLQVSIDVNPDDIPAIARLGIAMDAGFYSKKKNTFTTALTESEFRKVQELGLACTVEIDDLETFYINRNAGIDPREVRNQALRAPSDYPVPFNFELGSCGGFSTMDECYEHLDNMFYLFPDLITEKQAVSTLTTIEGRPVYYVKISDNPNEAENEPQVLYTGMHHAREPIGMQHLLYYMYYLLENYETNNEVKTLVDNTEMFFIPIVNPDGYQRNITTNPNGGGMWRKNRRVTGGGYVGVDLNRNYGWGWGYDDEGSSPYPSQETYRGSAPFSEPETQIIKEFCESHDFKIALNYHSYSNLLLYAWGYIPELTPDESAFAEYSRRMTVDNNYTYGPGNTTIYPSNGGSDDWMYGEQTTKNKILAYTPEVGSQGDGFWPAVNRIIPLCQENMIQSLLAAKFSGPYGEIDDITPMIIADKVSWIVFDVKRLGQTSADYTVSIEPLGDEFLTVGEPVTISNLAVLQSKTDSISFELSDKVVNGDTLRYVLTLDNGLYITRDTIEKYYGIPVVVFYDEFPDLDKWNGQWGLYSSFPYSAPYSIADSPAGLYANNANTTFTTVNDIDLTNASVAILNFYARWRIEAGYDYVQLKISTDEGATWEPLSGKYTRTGSSYQATGQPVYDGIQNPWVREEINLSEYAGESVRFRFNLRSDANTIADGFFFDNFGITIIDITTNTGQIPAPATNCLSGPWPNPADEEATFKVNIPDHSGNASLIVVDARGSIIRQQALAGSDKEIKLNTSGLASGIYFCKLVQDNQVLGVQKLIR, via the coding sequence ATGAGAAAAACCATTACGCTTTCGGTTATTTTACTGTTAATATGTGCCTTTGGCTTCGCCCAGCAGGAAAAATACCTGCAGGTCAGCATTGATGTTAATCCTGACGACATTCCCGCCATTGCCCGCCTGGGCATCGCCATGGATGCCGGTTTTTACAGCAAAAAGAAAAACACCTTCACCACCGCCCTGACAGAAAGCGAATTCCGCAAAGTTCAGGAGCTGGGCCTTGCCTGTACGGTTGAAATTGATGATCTGGAAACCTTTTACATCAACCGGAATGCAGGAATTGACCCCCGGGAAGTCAGAAACCAGGCCCTCCGTGCGCCTTCAGATTACCCTGTACCTTTCAATTTTGAGTTGGGAAGCTGCGGCGGATTCAGCACTATGGACGAATGCTATGAGCACCTCGATAATATGTTTTATCTTTTCCCGGATCTGATTACGGAAAAGCAAGCTGTTTCAACACTTACAACCATTGAGGGCCGGCCTGTTTACTACGTTAAAATTTCCGATAATCCCAACGAGGCAGAGAATGAACCTCAGGTACTTTATACCGGAATGCACCATGCCCGCGAACCGATAGGCATGCAGCACCTGCTGTACTATATGTATTACCTCCTCGAAAATTATGAAACCAACAACGAGGTTAAAACCCTGGTTGACAATACCGAGATGTTTTTCATCCCCATTGTAAATCCTGACGGATACCAGCGCAACATCACCACCAATCCGAACGGGGGCGGTATGTGGCGTAAAAACAGAAGAGTGACCGGAGGCGGGTATGTCGGGGTTGACCTCAACCGCAACTATGGATGGGGCTGGGGATATGATGATGAAGGCTCTTCCCCTTATCCCTCGCAGGAAACCTACCGGGGTTCCGCCCCCTTCTCTGAGCCGGAAACTCAGATCATCAAAGAGTTCTGCGAATCACATGACTTTAAGATCGCCCTGAATTACCACTCTTACAGCAACCTGCTGCTTTATGCATGGGGCTACATCCCTGAATTAACGCCCGATGAAAGCGCATTTGCCGAGTACTCAAGAAGAATGACCGTGGACAACAACTATACTTATGGTCCCGGCAATACAACCATCTATCCCTCAAACGGAGGTTCCGATGACTGGATGTACGGCGAACAAACCACAAAAAATAAAATACTCGCCTACACCCCTGAAGTGGGAAGCCAGGGTGACGGATTCTGGCCGGCAGTGAACCGGATTATTCCCCTCTGCCAGGAAAATATGATACAAAGCCTGCTGGCAGCGAAATTCTCGGGTCCTTACGGCGAAATTGACGACATCACCCCCATGATCATTGCGGATAAGGTGTCCTGGATCGTTTTCGACGTTAAACGACTCGGGCAAACCAGTGCAGATTACACGGTTTCCATTGAGCCCCTCGGAGATGAGTTCCTGACTGTCGGTGAACCGGTAACCATCAGCAATCTGGCCGTTCTTCAGTCCAAAACCGATTCCATATCCTTCGAGCTCAGCGATAAAGTTGTCAATGGCGACACGCTAAGGTATGTGCTTACCCTCGATAATGGTCTTTATATTACCCGCGATACCATTGAAAAATACTACGGCATTCCCGTAGTCGTGTTTTACGATGAGTTTCCCGATTTGGATAAATGGAACGGGCAGTGGGGGCTATACAGCAGTTTCCCCTATTCCGCCCCCTATTCAATTGCCGATTCTCCTGCGGGATTATATGCTAACAATGCGAATACAACTTTTACAACCGTCAATGATATTGACCTGACCAATGCATCGGTAGCCATCCTTAACTTTTATGCACGCTGGAGAATTGAGGCCGGATACGATTATGTTCAGTTGAAAATCTCAACGGATGAAGGAGCCACCTGGGAACCGCTCTCAGGGAAATATACCCGCACGGGTTCAAGCTATCAGGCAACCGGACAGCCGGTTTACGACGGCATTCAGAATCCCTGGGTACGCGAAGAAATCAACCTGAGTGAATACGCCGGTGAATCGGTACGCTTCAGGTTTAACCTGCGCAGTGATGCCAATACCATTGCCGATGGCTTCTTCTTTGACAACTTCGGGATTACCATCATTGATATTACTACCAACACAGGACAGATACCGGCCCCGGCCACAAACTGCCTTTCAGGCCCCTGGCCCAATCCTGCAGATGAGGAGGCCACTTTTAAGGTAAATATTCCTGACCATTCAGGCAACGCCTCCCTGATTGTAGTGGATGCCCGTGGCAGTATCATCCGGCAACAGGCTTTGGCCGGATCAGATAAGGAGATAAAACTTAATACTTCGGGACTTGCTTCCGGTATCTATTTCTGTAAACTGGTTCAGGATAATCAGGTGCTTGGGGTGCAAAAACTGATCAGGTAA
- a CDS encoding DNA alkylation repair protein — protein MKAEALFQELKSYCIEHANPELVIKYSRYFKEGVYDAWGLSQAQMDAKKAELKKAGNLTVDLVFDTAPLLMKSGKYEETSFVLILLSLVKDKLQKADIKRIEKLFETGIRNWAHADYLGMFFLPELMKQDLMGKEDFRGWVTSPFKFQRRCVPVTFIKLLKTGVTYEELFTFLEPLMLDPEREVHQGMGWFLREAWKVNAGVTEAFLLKWKNTAPRLIFQYACEKMDKTNKARFRRAK, from the coding sequence ATGAAAGCAGAAGCCCTTTTCCAGGAACTGAAAAGTTATTGCATTGAACATGCAAATCCTGAACTTGTTATAAAATATTCCCGCTACTTCAAAGAGGGGGTGTATGATGCGTGGGGCCTCAGCCAGGCGCAGATGGACGCGAAGAAGGCCGAGCTGAAGAAAGCCGGAAATCTTACGGTTGATCTGGTTTTTGACACAGCCCCTTTGCTGATGAAAAGCGGCAAATACGAAGAAACTTCCTTTGTACTGATTCTTTTATCCCTGGTAAAGGATAAACTGCAGAAAGCAGATATAAAGCGGATTGAAAAACTGTTTGAAACCGGTATCCGCAACTGGGCTCATGCCGATTACTTGGGGATGTTTTTCCTGCCCGAACTGATGAAGCAGGATTTGATGGGCAAAGAGGATTTCAGGGGATGGGTTACATCGCCCTTTAAATTTCAGCGACGCTGCGTGCCGGTGACATTCATAAAACTATTAAAGACCGGGGTTACTTATGAGGAACTTTTCACTTTTCTTGAGCCGCTGATGCTTGATCCTGAACGGGAAGTACATCAGGGCATGGGCTGGTTCCTGCGCGAAGCATGGAAAGTAAATGCCGGGGTAACGGAAGCCTTCCTGCTGAAGTGGAAAAACACCGCGCCACGGCTGATTTTCCAATATGCCTGTGAGAAGATGGACAAAACAAACAAAGCCCGGTTTCGCCGGGCTAAGTAA
- a CDS encoding tetratricopeptide repeat protein — protein MKKSGGIFRFAVFTILWIMPVCDKLTAGPADSLKMLAAAASADTTAIRLLAETGDYYARLDQHDSALYYYNRALSRVGPENESRFAPVIYYKLNRLFYKSGNYDISLEYLFKVLLHYDIIRSSAHDTAKIEIQTALAYGDIGLSYFSMENYIKSKEYFEKGYTIIKKLSQSAQKNDASENMFVFVLNLGSVHVALEEFGKAREYFEVALGLNKQLGKIAYDAVLYNNLGIIFKEEKNYQKAYEYYLKSADIRETINDTAGLAQVNNNLGNLEFMRGNYKIAIDFLQKALNFSRKSKNLKSEMLSADFLSRTYEKTREFDKALEMHKLFKQLHDSILDSEKLHQTARLELQYQYEKLRKETELQQEIELTKKERKSLIYLIIAGIFLFTVVILYLINRNQRIKMKQVKLVKESLELEQKNLTLEKQNLLLEKQNLELELEYRNKELATHVMYLVNKNEFLASITEKLLAIRHMLLPENKTVVQEIIREMKSNIDNTVWNEFEIRFQNVHQDFYQKLGEKYPDLTPNEIKLCAFLRLNMTTKDISSITFQSLKSIQVARARLRKKLGITRDENLVSILQQLG, from the coding sequence TTGAAAAAGTCAGGCGGCATTTTTAGGTTCGCTGTATTCACCATATTGTGGATCATGCCTGTATGCGACAAACTGACTGCCGGTCCTGCCGACAGCCTGAAGATGCTTGCCGCTGCCGCCTCTGCAGATACTACAGCAATCAGGTTACTGGCCGAAACCGGAGATTATTATGCCAGGCTTGACCAGCACGACTCGGCGCTATACTACTACAACAGAGCGCTATCACGTGTTGGCCCTGAGAATGAAAGCCGTTTTGCCCCCGTTATTTATTATAAGCTGAACCGGTTGTTTTATAAAAGCGGGAACTATGATATTTCGCTTGAATATCTGTTCAAAGTTCTGCTACACTATGATATAATCCGCTCTTCAGCGCATGATACGGCTAAAATTGAAATTCAGACAGCCCTGGCATATGGTGATATTGGATTGTCATATTTCTCTATGGAGAATTATATAAAATCAAAGGAATACTTTGAAAAGGGATATACAATCATTAAAAAACTCAGTCAAAGCGCACAAAAAAATGATGCTTCTGAGAATATGTTTGTTTTTGTGCTGAATCTGGGATCGGTTCACGTTGCACTCGAGGAGTTTGGAAAGGCAAGGGAATATTTTGAAGTGGCGCTCGGGCTGAACAAACAGTTAGGGAAAATTGCATACGATGCCGTGCTATATAATAACCTGGGGATCATTTTCAAGGAAGAGAAAAATTATCAAAAGGCTTACGAATATTATCTTAAATCTGCTGATATCCGGGAAACAATCAATGATACAGCCGGGCTGGCCCAGGTGAACAACAATCTGGGAAACCTTGAATTTATGCGTGGCAATTACAAAATTGCCATTGACTTTTTGCAGAAAGCGTTGAATTTCAGCAGGAAATCAAAGAACCTGAAATCCGAAATGCTCTCTGCTGATTTTCTGTCGCGAACCTATGAGAAAACCAGAGAATTTGACAAGGCTCTGGAAATGCATAAACTTTTCAAGCAGCTGCACGACAGTATCCTTGATAGCGAAAAACTGCATCAGACTGCACGCCTTGAGTTACAGTACCAGTATGAGAAACTGCGTAAGGAGACTGAGTTGCAACAGGAAATAGAGCTGACAAAAAAAGAACGGAAATCACTGATCTATCTGATCATAGCCGGCATATTCCTTTTCACCGTTGTGATTCTTTACCTGATAAACCGTAACCAGCGGATAAAAATGAAACAGGTAAAACTGGTCAAAGAAAGCCTGGAGCTGGAGCAGAAAAACCTGACACTGGAAAAACAAAACCTGTTGCTGGAAAAACAAAACCTGGAACTGGAACTGGAATACCGCAATAAAGAACTGGCTACACACGTAATGTACCTGGTGAATAAAAATGAATTTCTTGCATCCATTACTGAAAAGCTGCTGGCAATCAGGCATATGTTGCTCCCGGAAAACAAAACGGTAGTGCAGGAAATCATCCGTGAAATGAAATCAAACATAGACAATACCGTATGGAATGAATTCGAAATCAGGTTCCAGAATGTGCATCAGGATTTTTATCAGAAGCTGGGTGAAAAGTATCCCGACCTCACTCCGAATGAAATAAAACTATGCGCCTTCCTCAGGCTAAATATGACCACCAAGGATATTTCCTCCATTACATTCCAGTCACTGAAAAGCATTCAGGTAGCCCGCGCCAGACTCAGAAAAAAACTGGGCATCACCAGGGATGAGAATCTTGTAAGCATACTGCAGCAACTCGGATAA